From a single Lentisphaera profundi genomic region:
- a CDS encoding type II secretion system protein, translating to MKKFSLIELLVVIAIIGILASFILPSLGKSREKAQVTICKNNQKQIGLAIYMYMDSNNGKFPLPGQITDISWDGALGAYDGRNLSSDEMKSGNQWTGFAAASGLNSNIYTCPLDTRTTVPDGYLRSYGPTDGSGSGTHNSLQGVAGFSADPGPDGEASWYYGFTRNISEINNLSTAGFIAETYNPGINPHLRFAQGGSYHNSRVNAAWFQNNEAIHKDLKFNFLLGDGHVEPLTFVQSMITTDGSVAATNDVRGTIWDVTK from the coding sequence ATGAAAAAATTTTCTCTGATCGAACTTTTAGTCGTTATTGCCATTATCGGTATTCTTGCATCCTTTATTCTACCCTCGCTAGGTAAATCAAGGGAAAAAGCACAAGTAACTATATGTAAGAATAATCAAAAACAAATTGGTTTAGCCATCTACATGTATATGGATAGCAATAATGGAAAATTCCCGCTTCCTGGACAAATTACTGATATTAGTTGGGATGGTGCCTTAGGCGCCTATGATGGTCGAAACTTGTCCAGTGATGAAATGAAAAGTGGCAATCAGTGGACAGGTTTTGCTGCCGCCAGTGGACTTAACTCGAATATATACACTTGTCCTTTGGACACACGAACCACTGTCCCAGATGGCTACTTAAGGTCTTATGGACCAACGGATGGTAGTGGCTCTGGCACACATAATTCATTACAAGGTGTGGCTGGGTTTTCTGCTGATCCAGGCCCTGATGGCGAAGCTAGTTGGTATTATGGTTTCACTAGAAATATATCAGAGATAAATAATTTAAGCACTGCTGGCTTTATTGCTGAAACATATAACCCTGGGATTAATCCTCATCTAAGATTTGCACAAGGCGGCTCATATCACAACAGCCGAGTGAATGCTGCGTGGTTTCAAAATAACGAAGCCATCCATAAAGATTTGAAATTCAATTTCCTTTTGGGCGATGGCCACGTCGAGCCATTAACCTTTGTTCAATCAATGATTACGACTGATGGCTCTGTAGCCGCAACGAACGATGTTCGCGGTACTATATGGGATGTCACAAAATAA
- a CDS encoding prepilin-type N-terminal cleavage/methylation domain-containing protein produces the protein MKQKRFSLIELLVVIAIIGILASIILPTLGKAREKSKKALCKSNLKQLGLSMMMYADDNNYKAPFTSRAWGGRQTYDDFLSGYDGRETLSTAQVAAALLSSNSFGEGSTNIYRCASDDSAWAYGNNTTALGRSYSITEMRTNDNNKRFLGMSHGTVTRGFNELNKASQTLLLVEFHNSRNLLGNGWNDNKRAQLYNSNDQQGNTPHNSEGNFLLTDGHVESLSTNQTLIRSNGSMASTNNISNTMWDASATRD, from the coding sequence ATGAAACAAAAAAGATTTTCACTCATCGAACTCTTAGTCGTGATTGCCATCATCGGAATTTTAGCTTCTATCATTCTTCCCACATTAGGGAAAGCACGCGAAAAAAGTAAAAAAGCTCTATGTAAGAGTAATTTGAAACAGCTAGGTCTTAGCATGATGATGTATGCAGATGACAATAATTATAAGGCCCCTTTTACAAGTCGCGCATGGGGTGGCCGACAAACTTATGACGATTTCTTATCTGGCTACGACGGGCGTGAAACTCTAAGCACAGCACAAGTAGCCGCTGCATTACTCAGCAGCAATAGCTTTGGGGAGGGCTCAACAAATATTTATCGTTGTGCCTCCGATGATTCAGCTTGGGCATACGGCAATAATACGACTGCACTCGGGAGAAGTTACTCAATAACAGAAATGAGAACCAATGATAATAACAAAAGATTTTTAGGTATGTCTCACGGCACTGTAACCCGAGGATTTAATGAACTCAATAAAGCCAGCCAGACTCTATTATTGGTAGAATTTCACAACTCAAGAAATTTATTAGGTAACGGTTGGAACGATAATAAACGAGCTCAATTGTATAATTCCAATGATCAACAAGGCAATACTCCGCATAATAGTGAAGGCAATTTTCTATTGACTGATGGTCATGTAGAGTCATTAAGCACAAATCAGACATTGATAAGGTCCAACGGTTCAATGGCGAGTACAAATAATATCTCAAATACCATGTGGGATGCTAGCGCTACGAGAGATTAA
- a CDS encoding DUF1559 domain-containing protein — MKKFSLIELLVVVAIIGILSSLLLPTLGKAREKAKTAVCKSNMKQISIAIFMYNDDNDGYYPISQDGGWSWSDNISPYDGRNLTEDQKDQNGLTGDNSGIYKCPSDEVQRTDTTKQARTYALNLGRIVWGSTNWRGYCRGITSWGIGEMPSKGSSKSSEINNASEVIAMAESPEVGDYVGNSWGPESLTWQGQQYTVQIPHKGLNGSNYLMVDGSVQHLSFYATTTTPSSGFALHQIANTMWDAHKGE; from the coding sequence ATGAAAAAATTCTCTCTTATCGAACTCCTTGTCGTTGTCGCCATTATTGGGATCCTCTCATCTCTTCTACTTCCCACACTAGGAAAAGCTCGTGAAAAAGCAAAAACGGCTGTATGTAAGAGTAATATGAAACAAATTTCTATTGCAATATTCATGTATAATGATGATAACGATGGCTACTACCCGATCAGCCAAGATGGCGGTTGGTCATGGTCCGATAATATATCACCTTACGATGGTCGCAATCTTACTGAAGATCAAAAAGACCAAAATGGTTTAACAGGTGACAATTCGGGTATTTATAAATGTCCTTCTGATGAAGTACAAAGAACTGATACTACTAAACAAGCGAGGACTTATGCACTCAATTTAGGTCGCATTGTTTGGGGATCTACAAATTGGCGGGGCTATTGTCGTGGTATTACCAGTTGGGGCATAGGAGAAATGCCTTCTAAAGGTTCATCTAAATCTTCTGAAATTAATAATGCTTCAGAAGTTATTGCCATGGCTGAATCTCCCGAAGTCGGTGACTATGTAGGAAATAGCTGGGGTCCTGAAAGTTTAACATGGCAAGGGCAACAGTATACTGTGCAAATCCCCCATAAAGGCTTAAACGGGTCTAACTATTTAATGGTCGATGGAAGCGTACAACACTTGAGTTTTTATGCCACCACAACAACTCCGAGTAGCGGCTTTGCCCTGCATCAGATTGCCAATACCATGTGGGATGCCCACAAAGGCGAATAA
- a CDS encoding DUF1559 domain-containing protein — translation MKKFSLIELLVVVAIIGILSSLLLPTLGKAREKAKSASCKSTMKQLGIAIIMYTGDNDNYMPFSNYGWNGRTTWDDHLAGYDGRDSLSAAELQLPSFSKTAYGDNYGAAYTCASDPGIRYYGPGETNTSTRSYSMTNMTTGGGIGETLGYRKHLGMTGITNTGIPHSRKLSAVDKAPGTISLVENQSTSNLLGNGWQPTMTAESYEGRFSTGQIPHSQQKSNYLMADGHVEVFSFYKTLTTTSGTSVLSTITSDVSDSFWDASR, via the coding sequence ATGAAAAAATTTTCACTGATAGAACTTTTAGTTGTTGTCGCCATTATTGGGATCCTCTCATCTCTTCTACTTCCCACACTAGGAAAAGCTCGTGAAAAAGCAAAATCAGCTTCATGTAAAAGTACCATGAAGCAGTTAGGTATTGCCATCATCATGTATACAGGTGACAATGATAACTACATGCCTTTTTCAAATTATGGCTGGAATGGCCGTACTACTTGGGATGATCATTTAGCGGGCTATGATGGTCGCGACTCTTTATCAGCAGCTGAGTTGCAACTGCCAAGTTTCTCAAAAACGGCATATGGCGACAATTATGGCGCTGCTTATACCTGTGCTTCAGACCCTGGAATTAGATACTATGGCCCGGGGGAAACAAACACCTCAACACGTAGCTATTCGATGACAAACATGACCACAGGAGGGGGTATCGGTGAAACTCTTGGCTATCGAAAACACCTAGGCATGACAGGAATAACGAATACTGGTATTCCTCATTCACGAAAGTTAAGTGCCGTTGATAAAGCGCCTGGGACAATCTCTCTCGTGGAAAATCAATCCACGAGCAATCTCTTGGGCAATGGCTGGCAACCGACAATGACTGCTGAAAGTTATGAAGGCCGCTTTTCTACTGGACAGATCCCTCATAGTCAACAAAAATCAAATTATCTTATGGCTGATGGTCATGTTGAGGTATTCTCTTTTTATAAGACTTTGACGACAACGAGTGGCACCAGTGTTCTCTCCACTATTACCAGTGACGTATCAGATAGCTTCTGGGATGCCTCACGCTAG
- a CDS encoding DUF1592 domain-containing protein: MNKLFNLATALLLTCLWTRESFAAKADASLNLTEARKFGRAKSNLLHTKTEKKSAEVGEPKANLADFEKEIGPILKANCIDCHGPKKAKGRFRVDTLDANLLKGKDINDWLEVFDVLTNEEMPPEDEPDYHLADKERSRVVEWLGEEMNKASQVQRHEQPHSSFRRMTKNEYNYALQDLLGEAFSFAEDLPTETISEDGFTNSSEHLTMSAMQFQAYRELGLKALQKVIVKGERPAVITYQIPMQRMLDLSAKNLSGRLKKKRSQKIEKLKKEGKEKEAKDLMQQELVGIDDKNIGDKRGVHLIDLETGKGWASSYNYAKARWALRPDEVQSPTPKVSQLRAVIPNGHSMKLDLGNFLADKGDMRVRIRTGKRELIANKYSSLQLIFGGQTSNNASFEKLATEENLLIEASAESPQFVQFDIPLSEMPRNPFRKSSELGGTPTPSEVLTLKHVSNGAPPIEIDYIEISSPVYEQWPPKSHASIFIESKNKKNEPKYAREILAKFTGRAWRRPIQDQDLDPLIVLFNQYRPQFDNFDDAMLEVLATVLASPEFLYITSENSKLASAQETSLSDLALASRLSYFLWSSIPDAELLTLAKSGQLSQPKILEAQIERMLNDPRAQRFSKVFVEEWLGLEALKHINLDKKLFSSFNEDFRKDMLLEPVAYFNQVLKENKSIMDFIHSDFIVVNERLAKHYGITEVYGEAFRKVQVKDSSHRGGILSSSGLLTMNSDGKDSHPLKRGIWLLENILHDPPPPAPPNVPEVDLTDPEILKMTLKERIEDHRNQAACRSCHAKIDPWGIAFENYDAMGAFRNTVKNKPVDATSELFNKQELSGIEGLKRYLLVDRQDQFTRAMIHKMTSYALGRPMSFSDRADIDEMAVEFRKQGDGLRDLIALIINSELFHKN; the protein is encoded by the coding sequence ATGAATAAACTATTTAATTTGGCAACGGCATTGCTTTTGACTTGTCTATGGACTCGTGAAAGCTTTGCCGCAAAAGCAGATGCGTCCTTGAATTTAACAGAAGCAAGAAAATTTGGGCGCGCAAAATCTAATTTGCTGCATACAAAAACTGAAAAGAAATCCGCTGAAGTAGGCGAGCCCAAAGCGAACCTAGCAGATTTCGAAAAGGAAATAGGGCCGATCCTAAAAGCCAATTGCATAGATTGTCACGGTCCCAAAAAAGCAAAGGGTCGTTTTCGCGTTGATACTTTAGACGCCAATTTATTAAAGGGTAAAGATATCAATGATTGGTTGGAAGTCTTTGATGTTTTGACGAATGAAGAAATGCCACCTGAGGATGAGCCCGATTATCACTTAGCGGATAAAGAGCGTAGCCGCGTGGTTGAATGGCTCGGGGAAGAAATGAATAAGGCCTCACAAGTTCAACGCCATGAACAGCCCCATAGTTCCTTTCGTCGGATGACAAAAAATGAATATAATTATGCTTTGCAAGATCTGCTTGGAGAAGCCTTTAGCTTTGCCGAGGATTTACCCACGGAGACGATTTCGGAAGATGGCTTTACGAATAGTTCTGAACATTTAACAATGAGTGCCATGCAATTTCAGGCCTATCGTGAATTGGGACTTAAAGCTTTGCAGAAAGTGATAGTGAAAGGCGAGCGGCCAGCAGTGATTACTTATCAAATTCCGATGCAAAGAATGCTGGACTTATCGGCAAAAAACTTATCGGGAAGACTCAAAAAAAAGCGTAGCCAAAAAATTGAAAAACTCAAGAAAGAGGGCAAGGAAAAAGAAGCCAAAGACTTAATGCAGCAAGAGCTTGTTGGTATAGATGACAAGAATATTGGTGATAAACGCGGAGTGCATCTCATTGATTTGGAAACGGGCAAGGGTTGGGCCTCTAGTTATAATTATGCAAAAGCTCGTTGGGCCTTAAGACCAGATGAGGTGCAAAGCCCGACGCCAAAAGTATCGCAATTACGAGCCGTGATCCCCAATGGTCATTCAATGAAACTTGACCTCGGGAATTTTCTCGCAGATAAAGGCGACATGCGAGTGCGTATTCGTACAGGAAAAAGAGAGTTGATAGCAAACAAATACTCGAGTCTACAGCTCATTTTTGGCGGGCAAACAAGTAATAATGCGAGTTTCGAGAAATTGGCGACTGAAGAAAATTTACTCATCGAGGCATCAGCAGAAAGTCCGCAGTTTGTGCAGTTTGATATCCCTTTGAGTGAAATGCCACGTAACCCCTTTCGCAAGAGCTCAGAGTTGGGAGGTACGCCCACGCCATCGGAAGTCCTCACACTCAAGCATGTCAGTAATGGAGCACCACCAATAGAGATTGATTATATCGAAATTAGTTCTCCCGTTTATGAGCAGTGGCCCCCGAAATCCCATGCGAGTATTTTTATTGAGAGTAAGAATAAAAAGAATGAGCCGAAATATGCACGAGAAATTCTAGCGAAATTTACGGGCCGTGCCTGGCGACGTCCGATCCAAGATCAGGATCTCGATCCGCTCATTGTCTTGTTTAATCAGTACCGTCCGCAATTTGATAATTTTGATGATGCTATGCTCGAAGTCTTAGCTACGGTTCTCGCATCTCCTGAGTTTTTATATATTACTAGCGAAAACTCCAAGTTAGCCTCAGCACAAGAAACAAGCCTAAGTGATTTAGCCTTGGCCTCGCGTCTTTCTTATTTTCTGTGGTCAAGTATTCCAGATGCGGAATTACTCACTTTGGCGAAAAGTGGTCAATTGAGTCAGCCAAAAATACTAGAAGCTCAAATTGAACGCATGTTAAATGACCCACGTGCACAGCGCTTTTCAAAAGTTTTTGTGGAAGAATGGTTAGGCTTAGAAGCCCTCAAGCATATCAATTTAGATAAAAAATTGTTCAGTTCCTTTAATGAAGATTTCAGAAAAGATATGCTGCTTGAGCCCGTGGCCTATTTCAATCAAGTATTGAAAGAAAATAAGAGCATTATGGATTTTATTCATTCTGATTTTATCGTGGTTAACGAACGCTTGGCAAAGCATTATGGAATTACAGAAGTGTATGGTGAGGCCTTTCGTAAAGTTCAGGTCAAGGATAGCAGCCACCGCGGTGGAATCCTGAGTTCATCAGGGCTTTTGACGATGAATTCTGATGGCAAAGATTCGCATCCCTTGAAACGTGGTATTTGGCTCTTGGAGAATATTTTACATGATCCACCACCACCGGCACCACCCAATGTACCCGAAGTGGACCTGACGGATCCTGAGATTTTAAAAATGACTTTGAAAGAGCGTATTGAGGATCACCGCAATCAAGCGGCTTGTCGTTCTTGTCATGCAAAAATTGATCCCTGGGGCATCGCCTTTGAGAATTATGATGCCATGGGAGCTTTTCGAAACACAGTGAAAAATAAGCCCGTGGATGCGACTTCAGAACTTTTTAATAAACAAGAGTTATCGGGGATTGAAGGTTTGAAGCGTTATTTACTTGTGGATCGTCAGGATCAGTTTACCCGAGCGATGATTCATAAAATGACTTCTTATGCCTTAGGTAGGCCGATGTCCTTCAGTGATCGCGCTGATATTGATGAAATGGCAGTAGAATTCAGGAAACAGGGCGATGGACTCAGAGATTTAATTGCCCTCATTATTAATAGTGAACTCTTCCACAAAAACTAG
- a CDS encoding DUF1552 domain-containing protein translates to MSTKNYSLNRRTFIHGTGMALAMPWFETFAAKASPLNEAPKRFVSIYHPDGVGLPLKADPAWKDWAWFPEGGEKDFRLTKVLDVLEPLRNEISIYSGLSHPSARTVHGHSNADQYLTAAPVGGFGPYKNSISIDQVYANFIGEKTRHSSLVMSTNGGTGAPRGAQTQSFNQQGRAIPAMNKPKQIFDTLFVTQGKDARDKLARSKSSLDYLIASTRSLKGKLSKHDQQTLQQYLDSVRDTEVKLTKAQKWIDTAVPSVDAGHLNLDVEPKDPRLYLQTMYELIYLAFLSDSTRVATYQMGRENGEGIHDLLAQAVGFNGSHNLTHSVKSPGGWKNLGTYNRFQAEEFGRFVQKLKDTPEATGEGNMLDNTFAMQGSASSSFHLSRNYPIISAGGKNLGFKNGRYLKFGTGNEDNQAGAGQTSDATFRGESKVTEEPLAHLFVNVLQRLGVETDEFAGYKGGLSKV, encoded by the coding sequence ATGAGCACAAAAAATTATTCATTAAATCGCAGAACGTTTATTCACGGTACAGGCATGGCTTTAGCCATGCCTTGGTTCGAAACTTTTGCGGCAAAAGCTAGTCCTTTAAATGAAGCACCCAAGCGCTTTGTAAGTATTTATCATCCTGATGGAGTGGGCTTGCCACTGAAGGCCGATCCAGCTTGGAAAGATTGGGCTTGGTTTCCTGAGGGCGGAGAAAAGGATTTTCGCCTGACTAAAGTTCTTGATGTGCTGGAGCCTCTGCGCAATGAAATTAGTATTTACTCGGGGCTTTCACATCCTTCAGCCAGAACCGTGCATGGCCACTCAAATGCGGATCAGTACTTGACCGCTGCACCCGTGGGTGGCTTTGGGCCCTACAAAAACTCAATTTCGATTGATCAAGTTTACGCCAATTTCATAGGCGAAAAAACCCGTCATAGCTCTTTGGTGATGTCGACGAATGGTGGCACCGGTGCACCCCGTGGTGCGCAAACGCAATCTTTTAATCAGCAGGGACGAGCCATTCCAGCGATGAATAAGCCGAAGCAAATTTTTGATACGCTCTTTGTGACTCAAGGAAAAGATGCGCGCGATAAATTGGCGCGCAGTAAAAGTTCCCTTGATTACCTTATTGCGAGCACACGTTCACTGAAGGGGAAACTTTCCAAGCATGATCAGCAAACTTTACAGCAGTATCTTGATTCAGTACGTGATACAGAAGTGAAATTGACAAAAGCGCAGAAATGGATTGATACCGCGGTGCCAAGCGTTGATGCGGGGCATTTAAATCTTGATGTTGAGCCAAAAGATCCTCGTCTTTATTTACAAACTATGTACGAATTGATTTACCTCGCTTTTTTATCTGATTCGACGCGTGTGGCAACCTATCAAATGGGCCGTGAAAATGGCGAAGGTATTCATGATTTATTAGCTCAGGCAGTGGGTTTTAATGGTTCACATAATTTGACTCACTCGGTGAAAAGTCCCGGTGGCTGGAAAAATCTTGGGACCTATAATCGTTTTCAAGCCGAAGAGTTTGGTCGCTTCGTGCAGAAATTGAAGGATACCCCCGAGGCAACTGGCGAGGGCAATATGCTCGATAATACCTTTGCGATGCAGGGTTCAGCTTCGAGTAGTTTTCACTTATCGCGTAATTATCCAATTATTTCTGCTGGTGGCAAAAACCTCGGTTTTAAAAATGGCCGTTACCTCAAATTTGGTACTGGCAATGAAGATAACCAAGCAGGTGCAGGACAAACTTCAGATGCAACTTTCCGGGGTGAGTCAAAAGTTACTGAGGAGCCTTTGGCCCATTTGTTTGTCAATGTATTACAAAGACTCGGAGTAGAAACCGATGAATTTGCGGGCTACAAAGGTGGCTTGAGCAAGGTTTAA